The Streptomyces sp. DG1A-41 genomic sequence CTCGGCCGTGGCGGCCACCACCAAATCGACGGCCCTGGCGCTGCGGTGCTGTCCGCGCTGGGTGAGGACCTCCTGGACCCGCCAGGCGCGGTCGTAGGCGCGGTCGTCGAAACTGGCTCGTGGACCGTCAAGCGGAAAACGGCAGTTTCATCGGCCGAGCCGTCGCCACTACCGGGGACAGCACTCGCGAACTGACGGCAGCCGCAGCGGGAATCGGGAACCTCCCGCTTCCATCTGTGGGTTTCGTACGGTCTGAGGCGGCGCGGTCAGGCGATCCCGGTGCCGCGCAGCAGCAGCAACGCCACGTCCACCACCGCCACCGCGACCGCTGCCGCGAACGCCACCCGCTCCCAGCGGCGTCCCAGCACCGTTCCCGTCACCGCGACCAGAGCGGTCACCACGAGCACTGCCAATCCCCACCTGCCGGGTGGCCCGGCCGGCCCCAGCACCAGAACCGCGGATGCGGCCACCAGCGGTACCGGCAGCAGCAGCCGCGCGCCGTCGGGGCCCAGCCGGTGCGGCCATCCCCGTACGCCCGTCGCCAGATCGCCACGGATGTCCGGCAGTACGTCACCCAGATGGGCTCCGACCCCCAATAGCGCCCCGGCGGTGACGACCCACCAGGCCGGCCACGGCTGCCCCGGCAGCCCCAGCGCCACGAATGCCGGGAGCGCGGCGAAACCCACCGCGTACGGTGCCCAGGACCATGCAGTTGCCTTGAGCCGCAGGTCGTACGCCCACGCCGCCCCTACTCCGGTCAGGTGAACGGCGCCCGCCCACAGGCCACAGGCGAGCGAGAGCGGCAGGCACAGCGCCAGCGCGGCATACGCGGCCACCCACACCTCCGTCACACCGACCGTGCCGTCGACGACGGGTTTGCCATGGCGGCCGGCGGCGATGTCCCGGCGTGCGTCGAACGCGTCGTTGCACCAGCCGACGGACAACTGCCCGGTCAGAACGGCGGCGCCGGTCAGCACACAACGCGCGGCGCCCTGGCCGGCGGTCACGGCGAGCGCGGCCATCAAGGCGGTGACCGCCACGACAGGCCCGGGGTGGCACGACCCGGCCAGACCAGCCAACCGGACGGCCCAACTCGCCTCGGGGCCGCCGGTCGTCGACTGCTCGGGAGTGCCCACCCGGCCGATCGTAGGCGCCCAGGCCTCACCCGGCCGACACACGCGCTCTCCGGGGCGCACCGCCGGACGGGCGATCCATGGTGTCGAAGTCCCGGTCCGGGGAACACGTGGGGAGCAACTCACCCGAGTTGGTAACCGGATGGGAACCATATGACGCGGATCGCCGCCGTTCACGGTGCCCTCGCGCCGCACCGCCGCGCCCAGTCCGAGATCACTGACATGATCGCCCGCACCTGCCTGCCCGAGGGCACCGACCGCCGGGTCCTGGACCGGCTGCACCGCAGCGTGAAGGTCAGCTCGCGTCACATGACGCTGCCGCTCGAACGGTACGGGGAACTGGACGGGTTCGGCGCCGCCAACGACGCCTTCATCGGCGCCGCCACCGACCTGGGCGCCAAGGCCGTCCGGGGCGCACTGCATGCCGCCGGCCTGACCGCCGCCGAAGTGGACCTGCTGATCTTCACCTCTGTCACCGGCATCGCCACCCCCTCGATCGACGCACGGCTGGTCGGCCGACTCGGACTGCGGCCGGACGTCAAACGGCTGCCCCTGTTCGGCCTGGGCTGTGCCGGTGGCGCCGCCGGCCTGGCCCGTATGCACGACTACCTGCTGGGTCGGCCCGACCACGTGGCGGTGCTGCTGTCGGTCGAACTGTGCTCGCTCACCTTCCAGCGCAACGACGCCTCCATGGCCAACCTGGTCGCCACCGGGCTGTTCGGCGACGGCGCCGCCGCGGTCGTCGCGTGCGGCGCGAACCGCCCGGGCCGCACGGATGAGACCGCCGGCCCGACGATCGCGGACACCCGCAGCCACCTGTATCCGGACACCGGGCGCGTCATGGGCTGGGACATCAAGGACACCGGCTTCCAGGTCGTCCTCGACCCGCGGGTCCCCGATGTGGTGCGCCGTTACCTCGCCGATGACGTCGAGGGGTTCCTCGGCGACCATGGGATCAAGCCGAAGGACGTGACCGCCTGGGTCTGCCACCCCGGCGGCCCCAAGGTCCTGGAGGCCGTCACCGAGGCCCTCGACCTGCCCGACGGCGCCCTCGATGTGACCTGGCGTCATCTGGCCGACGTGGGCAACTTGTCCTCGTCATCGGTACTCCACGTACTGCGCGACACCCTGGCTCAACGCCGCCCGCCGCCGGGCACACCGGGCCTGCTGCTGGCCATGGGGCCTGGCTTTGCCGGCGAACTCGTCCTGCTGCGCTGGTAGTTCGGACTCCGTCGGAGGACACGAAGGACACATGATCTGGTACGGACTGCTGGTGGCCGCCGTCGCCGGCGAGCGCGTCGCCGAACTCGTCGTCGCCCGCCGCAATGAACGGTGGAGCACCGCCCGCGGCGCGACCGTGACCGGGCAGGGCCACTACCCCGCGATGGTTGCCCTCCACACCGGCCTGCTGATCGCCTGCCCGCTCGAGGTGTGGCTGGCCGGCCGCCCCTTCGCACCCGCCCTGGCCTGGCCGATGCTGGCCGTGCTGGCGGCCTCCCAGGCACTGCGGTGGTGGTGTATCCACACCCTGGGACCCCGCTGGAACACCCGGGTGATCGTCGTACCCGGCCTGCCGCTGGTGACCGGCGGCCCCTACCGGTGGCGGTGGGTGCGGCACCCCAATTACGTGGCCGTGGTCGCCGAGGGCGTGGCCCTGCCCCTGGTGCACACCGCCTGGGTCACCGCGGCCGTGTTCACGGTACTCAACGCCGCCCTGCTCACCGTGCGCATCCGCTGCGAGAACCGGGCGCTGGCCGCTGCGACCACGCCGACCGCACCAGCTCCGGCGTGATCGACGTACTGGTGGCCGGCGGCGGACCGGCAGGTCTGGCCGCCGCTATCCACGCCGCGCTCGCCGGCCTGGAGGCCGTCGTCGTCGAACCCCGGACCACGCCCGTGGACAAAGCCTGCGGAGAAGGCGTCATGCCCGGCGGTGTCGCCGCGCTGCGGGCACTGGGTGTCGAGGCCAGTGGCCGCGAACTGCTCGGCATCCGCTACGTGGAGGGCAGCACCCGCGCCGAAGCGTCCTTCCGCGGCCACGGCGGGCTGGGGATCCGCCGTACGACGCTGCACTCTGCCTTGCACGAGCGCGCTCTCGGCCTCGGCGTGCGCATGCTGCCGGGCAAGGTCGGCGAGGTGCGCCAGAGCGCGGACACGGTCACCGCCGCCGGGACCACGGCCCGTTGGCTGATCGCCGCCGACGGCCTGCACTCCCCGGTGCGCCGCGGCCTGGGACTGGAACTGCCGGGCCGCCCCCACGGCCGCTACGGCCTGCGCCGGCACTACCGCGTCGAACCGTGGACGGACTTCGTGGAGGTCCACTGGTCCCGGCACGGCGAAGCCTATGTGACACCGGTCGGCGACGACTTGGTGGGCGTCGCGGTCCTCAGCCGCAGCCGTCGCGGATACGACGAGCACCTGGCCGGCTTCCCGGCCCTCACCGCCTCGCTGCGCGGCCCGGCCGCGACGGAGGTACGCGGCGCCGGACCACTGCGGCAACGGGTGCGGCGCAGAACCGCCGGCCGTGTCCTGCTCGTCGGCGACGCCGCGGGCTACCTGGACGCCCTCACCGGCGAGGGCATCGCCCTCGCGCTGGCGACGGCCGGGGCCGCTGTCCACTGCCTGGCCGCCGGGCGACCGGACGCATATGAGCGCGCCTGGACCCGGCTGACCCGGCGCCACCGACTGCTGACCGGGGCCCTGCTGGCCGCGAGCCGCCGTCCCGGCACCGCCCGCCTCATCGTCCCCGTAGCGTCCCGGATGCCCCCGGTGTTCTCCGCCGCGGTCCACGCACTGCAGTAGTGGCCGATTCCCCACCGCGGCAGGACTCCTGCCGACGGGTCCGAAGTTTCTCCGGCAGTTCAACCACCACGTCGGATCGGGCGAATCGGCCGATTCCGGCTTCTCTGTCGGATCTTGACCACCTGAAGATCACCAGCAACATCCAGGATCGCCGACGGAACCGGAATGCCCGACCGTCGACAACCTCCCTCGCGTAGTCGACGGACTGCCATGTCTGAGCGACCGCGGGCCGCAGCCCTCCCGGTGTGGGCCCAAGCGCCGTGCAGCGCGCCGGATATGCGCGCGCAGGGCACCGGATATGCGCGTCCGCCGCGCCTCGACGCCGTCCACATTCTGGGACTGTGCGGCTTCGGGCCACCTGTCGCACCGCGCGAGGGCTACGCTGCTGTACAGGCGTCCCAGACCCCGGCGGCTTGTCGTTTCACGACACAGATGGCTGCGGGGAGCGGACCTTTCGTCCGTCACCCGGCGCATCCCTGGAGGGAACCGGGTGGGTCCCCTGTCCTGTTGCACAGGCCCTCGGACCGGCCGTCGTTCCGTCTCCGCCGAACGTACGCCCCTGCCGACAGCGCGCCAAGGGGCCGGGAAACCCGGCATCCCCACCTCGCTGCCGGATGGCCTTTGAACCGAGGCGTCATGCCCCTTCCACAGC encodes the following:
- a CDS encoding UbiA family prenyltransferase — protein: MGTPEQSTTGGPEASWAVRLAGLAGSCHPGPVVAVTALMAALAVTAGQGAARCVLTGAAVLTGQLSVGWCNDAFDARRDIAAGRHGKPVVDGTVGVTEVWVAAYAALALCLPLSLACGLWAGAVHLTGVGAAWAYDLRLKATAWSWAPYAVGFAALPAFVALGLPGQPWPAWWVVTAGALLGVGAHLGDVLPDIRGDLATGVRGWPHRLGPDGARLLLPVPLVAASAVLVLGPAGPPGRWGLAVLVVTALVAVTGTVLGRRWERVAFAAAVAVAVVDVALLLLRGTGIA
- a CDS encoding 3-oxoacyl-[acyl-carrier-protein] synthase III C-terminal domain-containing protein, which translates into the protein MTRIAAVHGALAPHRRAQSEITDMIARTCLPEGTDRRVLDRLHRSVKVSSRHMTLPLERYGELDGFGAANDAFIGAATDLGAKAVRGALHAAGLTAAEVDLLIFTSVTGIATPSIDARLVGRLGLRPDVKRLPLFGLGCAGGAAGLARMHDYLLGRPDHVAVLLSVELCSLTFQRNDASMANLVATGLFGDGAAAVVACGANRPGRTDETAGPTIADTRSHLYPDTGRVMGWDIKDTGFQVVLDPRVPDVVRRYLADDVEGFLGDHGIKPKDVTAWVCHPGGPKVLEAVTEALDLPDGALDVTWRHLADVGNLSSSSVLHVLRDTLAQRRPPPGTPGLLLAMGPGFAGELVLLRW
- a CDS encoding isoprenylcysteine carboxyl methyltransferase family protein, translated to MIWYGLLVAAVAGERVAELVVARRNERWSTARGATVTGQGHYPAMVALHTGLLIACPLEVWLAGRPFAPALAWPMLAVLAASQALRWWCIHTLGPRWNTRVIVVPGLPLVTGGPYRWRWVRHPNYVAVVAEGVALPLVHTAWVTAAVFTVLNAALLTVRIRCENRALAAATTPTAPAPA
- a CDS encoding FAD-dependent monooxygenase, whose translation is MIDVLVAGGGPAGLAAAIHAALAGLEAVVVEPRTTPVDKACGEGVMPGGVAALRALGVEASGRELLGIRYVEGSTRAEASFRGHGGLGIRRTTLHSALHERALGLGVRMLPGKVGEVRQSADTVTAAGTTARWLIAADGLHSPVRRGLGLELPGRPHGRYGLRRHYRVEPWTDFVEVHWSRHGEAYVTPVGDDLVGVAVLSRSRRGYDEHLAGFPALTASLRGPAATEVRGAGPLRQRVRRRTAGRVLLVGDAAGYLDALTGEGIALALATAGAAVHCLAAGRPDAYERAWTRLTRRHRLLTGALLAASRRPGTARLIVPVASRMPPVFSAAVHALQ